One window of Strigops habroptila isolate Jane chromosome Z, bStrHab1.2.pri, whole genome shotgun sequence genomic DNA carries:
- the LOC115601060 gene encoding C-C motif chemokine 19-like, with protein sequence MQKLQLLCLSLLMLGCILDVHGGNNVLDCCLRTKDTLIPRRIVQDYWLQLVQDGCDIPAAVFITTKGKRLCAPPQAPWVLRLQQKLDASFARKPAMDASLSVDSQPELLEWPVDELVLSIT encoded by the exons atgcagaagctgcagcttctctgcctCAGTCTCCTGATGCTGGGATGTATCCTGGATG TGCACGGTGGGAACAACGTCCTCGACTGCTGCCTGCGGACAAAGGACACTCTCATCCCACGTCGGATAGTGCAGGATTACTGGCTCCAGCTTGTGCAGGATGGCTGCGATATCCCGGCTGCCGT GTTCATCACCACAAAGGGCAAGCGCCTCTGTGCACCCCCACAAGCCCCATGGGTGCTTCGTCTCCAACAGAAGCTGGATGCCAGCTTTGCCAGGAAG CCAGCCATGGATGCCTCCCTGAGCGTGGATTCACAGCCCGAGCTCTTGGAGTGGCCTGTGGATGAGCTGGTGCTCAgcataacatga